Genomic window (Cyanobacteria bacterium GSL.Bin1):
TAGACGCCAAATAATTCTAGTGGACCTTTGCGCCAAGGGCGGAGTTGCTTTAAGCCGGTTTCTAACTGTTGATCAGTCGTCTCATCGGTGTCTTCTTTGCAACCAATTTTGACATGATGTTGCAGTTCCACTCGACTCGGTTTTAAATCAGGGAGGTTCTCAACCACGGCTTGCCATTCTAAAAAATGTCCATGTCGTTTGGGTTGTAAGGCAGTATCTACTGCTTCGGGAAGTGTTTCTAACCAGGGGGCGGCAGGAGATGCTGCCAGTTGGTCATAGAGAGGCTGGTAGTCAAACATCAGGGATAGTTTTGGCTAAACGTGAGGGGAACATACATTAGCACCTGTTATCCCCTGCTGCAAGAGTTGCGCTGCCACCGCGATCGCGATTTCACGGGGATGTTTGCCGGTAATCCCCTCAATTCCAATCGGACAGGTGAGGCGTTGCAGTTCCGTTTTGGCGACTCCTGCCTCTTGGAGATATTTTTCAAAGCGCGATCGTTTGGTTTTGCTGCCGATTAGCCCGAGGTAAGCAAATTGATTGTGGGTAAATGCGGCCTGAACAATTTGGAAATCCCGTGGGTGTAAATGAGTCATCACGAGGATATAACAGTTCGCTGGGGCGGTTTCTAGGACAGTTGTCGGAGAAGGGGTAACAATCTTTTCGCAATGGCTGGGAATTTGAGCCGGAAATTCTGATTCTCGTTCATCAATCCATTTAATTTTAATCGGTAAGCCAGTGAGAACTTGCACAATCGCTCGCCCCACATGCCCTGCTCCAAAGAGATACAATACAGTCTGCTCGGGCAAAAAGGGTTCCAGAATTAGACTCACCGTTCCCCCGCAACACTGATACAGTTTTGGGGATAGGGTGTACTCGCGACGAGAAGGGGCAGTTTGTGAGGTAGCGAGTAACTCCCGCGCCTCCTGGATGGCTTCATATTCCAAGTTACCGCCACCAACTGTACTAAACGAGTGATCTGCCGTCACCACCATTTTTGCCCCCGCTTCCCGCGGTGTGGAACCTTGGGCATCCAATAGCGTAACCAGCACACAAGGGGTTCCTTCTGTTAACAACTGATTGAGAACCGGTAGCCACTCTTGGTAAAGTCCTGACATGGTTTAATCTTTCAGTGCTTCAATTGCCATTAAAATGCGCTCTGGTGTCGCCGGAGCGTTCAGTTTGGGAATTTTTTGATAGTTGGCACTGGCTGCCACTGCATCACGGAGGGCTAGAAAAACAGAAATGCCCAGCATCAAGGGCGGTTCCGCTACGGCTTTTGAGCGGTAGATGGTGTCCTCTCGATTTTCATTATCAAAGAGGTGAACATGAAATTCATTGGGAATATCTCGCCCAGTAGGAATTTTATAGGTGCTAGGGGCATGAGTCTTGAGAATGCCTTTATCATCCCACCACAGTTCTTCGGTGGTTAGCCAACCCATCCCTTGAACAAATCCCCCTTCAATTTGACCCATATCGAGGGCAGGATTTAGAGATTTGCCCACATCATGGACAATATCGGTACGGAGGAGATTATATTCTCCGGTGAGGGTATCGATGATGACTTCTGAAACGGCTGCCCCATAAGCGAAGTAAAAGAAGGGACGACCTTTGGCGGCTTTGCGATCCCAAGTAATTTTGGGGGTTGCATAAAAGCCAGTGGAGGAGAGAGAAATGCGGTTGGCATACGCCAGTTGTACCAGTTCAGCAAAGGGGATCGCTTGATCGCGCATTTGAACCCATCCCTCTTTAAAGACCACCTCATCAGGGGCAACTGAAAAATGTTTGGCAGCAAACTCCACCAATCGTTCTTTGATCGTGCGGGCTGCTGCTTGAGCCGCTTTCCCGTTGAGATCCGAACCACTTGATGCAGCCGTTGCGGAGGTATTCGGCACTTTACTGGTATTTGTCGCTGTGATCCGCACTTGCTTGAGATCAATTTGAAATTCTTCTGCCACCACCTGACAAATTTTCTGGTGCAAGCCCTGACCCATCTCCGTTCCACCATGATTCAGTTGCACGCTGCCATCTTTATAAATGTGTACCAATGCCCCGGCTTGATTCAGCATTTTCAGGGTAAAGCTAATGCCAAATTTAACCGGTGTCAGAGCAATCCCTTTTTTCAAGATCCGGTTCTGGGCATTAAACTCCCGGATCTGTTCCAATCGTGTCGCGTAGTCACTGCGTTCCTCTAACTCCGCAATCAGGTCCTGGATAATATTATCTTCTACTTTCATCCCATAATGGGTGAGACTGCGCTCTCCCAGTGCATCTGCCGGATCGTAAAAATTGCGCTTGCGAACCGTTAAGGGGTCTTTTCCCAGATAGCGGGCAATTTCATCAATGATCGATTCAATGGCTAACATTCCCTGGGGTCCGCCAAACCCTCGGAACGCAGTATTTGAGACTTTGTTGGTGCGACAGCGATAACTGGTTACTTTTGCATCGGAGAGATAATAGGCATTATCCGTATGAAACATGGCGCGATCCGCGATCGCGTTGGACAAATCCGCTGACATCCCGCAATTGAGCTGGTGACAAATATCGAGCCCGGTAATCAAGCCGGTTTCATCAAATCCCACTTGATACTCCACATGGAAATCATGACGTTTTCCGGTCATTTTAATATCGTCATCGCGATCGAGCCGTAATTTCACCGGACGATTAGTTTGCCACGCCAGCGCTGCTGCAATACAGGCAATCAACGAGGCTTGACTTTCTTTCCCGCCAAATGCCCCACCCATCCGGCGCACTTCCACTGTCACTGCATGATCCGCTAAGCCGAGTGTCTTTGCAATCAAATGCTGCACTTCCGAAGGATGTTGCGTCGATGACCAACAGTGCATTTCCCTATCATCACCCGGGGTTGCCAAAGCAATTTGACCTTCCAGATAAAAATGGTCTTGCCCGCCGATTGCCAACGTTCCTTCTAGCCGGTGTTGCGAGTCCGCCAAACCCCTTTCTGAGTCTCCCTGTTGCATGACATAAGTTTCACCGACAAAATCGCTTTTTGCCAGCGCTTGTTGGGGGGTTAAGACTGTTGGCAGTTCCTCATACTCAATCACCGCTTGTTGGGCAGCTTGACGGGCGAGGGCAATACTTTCCGCAGCCACTGCCAGTACCGATTGACCGGCATACAACACTTCTTCTTCCGCAAAAATCGGGTCACCGTCAAATACCGGTGCAACATCGTTCATCCCCGGCAAATCTTGTGCAGTCATTACCCCATAAACCCCTGGTAGGAGACAAGGCTGAGTATCCATTCTTTTAATGCGAGCATGAGCATAAGGGCTTTGCAGAACATAAGCGTGTAAGCAGCCTGCCGGTTCGCGAATATCATCGGTATAGGTTGCTGCACCAGTGACGTGCAACTGCGCACTTTCGTGGGGATAGGGGCGACCGACACTGCCTTTAGCGGGAGAATCAGGAGGATGATTTGGCATAGCGATAAACTTGGGTTGCAGTTTCTGGATTGGTCGTTTCTAGGTAAAACCGGGCGAGTAAGTTTTGGGCGATGCGAAGACGGTATTGCGCACTCGCCCGCAGATCAGTTAGTGGGGTAAATTCTTCTGCTACTGCTCTCATTGCTTGCTGTAGCGTCGTTTCATTCCATTGTTTGCCAATTAGAACCGCCTCAGCTTGACGCGATCGTTTTGGCGTTGCTGCCATACCCCCATAAGCAAGACGCGCGTCTGTAATCACCTCACCGTCAAAATGCAGAGCAAATCCGGCACAAACAGCAGAAATATCTTGATCGAACCGTTTAGAAATTTTGTAAGTTTTGAACTGGACATTTTCCGCACGATGGGGAACGATAATTTTCTCGATGAACTCTCCCGGTTGGCGATCCTGTTTGCCGTAAGCAATAAAGTAGTCTTCCAAGGAAAGGGTGCGCGTACCAGAAACATGGCGCAAGACAATTTTTGCCCCCAGCGCAATTAAAGGGGGCATACTATCGCCAATGGGAGAACCGTTGGCAATGTTGCCACCAATTGTCCCGGAATTGCGGATGTGAACTGAACCGAGTCGGCGCAATAATTCACCCAGACTGGGATCGTTTTCAGAAAGCGCCTCAAATGCCTCAGTATAAGTGACGGCAGCGCCGATTTCCGTTGCTTGATCCGTCGTGATGATTTCCCGTAAGGCGGTCACATTGCCAGTATAAATAATGACCGGGAGATGACGGTGCTGTTTCGTTACCCAAAGCCCCACATCCGTTCCTCCAGCAAGTAAAGTTGCCTCGGGATATTCCGCTAAGGTTTCCGCCAGTTCGGCTACCGTAACGGGTGCCAAATATAGACTGCCCTCGTCTTCATATTGGAACAGCGTTGTCCGTTGCAAGTCTTTGAGCGCTTCTGGGTGAGTTTTTAAGCGATGGGAACCGTTTTGTGTGGCTTGTCGGGCTGCGTCTAAAATGGGGCGGTAGCCAGTGCAACGACAAAGATTTCCCGCGATCGCGTCTTGAATGTCTTCATCATTGGGGGCAGGGTGATTATGATTCAAGCAACTTAATGCCATAACAAACCCTGGCGTGCAAAACCCACATTGTGACCCGTGACAATCCACCATCGCCTGCTGAACCGGATGTAATGTGCCATCAGCAGACTTGAGATGTTCGATGGTGATGACCTCCCGACCGTCTAAAACGGGGAAGAAGACAATGCAAGCATTAACCGCTTTATATATTATTTCCGTTCCTTTGGCACTCGGTTCACCAAGAATAACGGTGCAAGCCCCGCAATCCCCCTCAGCGCAGCCTTCTTTCGTCCCGGTGAGTCGCACTTGCGTCCGTAAATATTCCAAAACTGTCATAGTGGGTGACAGCCCGGACACAGTTTGTTTTTTGCCATTGAGAATAAATGTAATTGGCTCTGTCATTGCAAATATTCATTGGAATTCCTACTCCAGTTCTCCAATGACTCGCATCTTAGATATTATTCAAAATAATTCTCTGAGCAGTCGTATAGGAAATTACAAGATGTCCCCTCTCCATGCTTTCATTCAAGGCTTACCGAAAATCGAGTTGCACGTCCACATTGAGGGCACTCTCGAACCAGAATTAATGTTTAGCTTAGCTCAGCGCAATCAAATTCAACTTCCTTATCCGTCAGTGGAAGAGTTACGTCAGGCTTACCAGTTTGGCAACTTACAAGATTTTTTAGACCTTTATTATCAAGGCATGAGCGTGCTACAAACTGAGCAAGATTTCTATGATTTGACTTGGGCTTATCTGCAACGCATTGCCGATCAAAATGTTGTCCATACTGAAATTTTTTTCGATCCCCAAGGTCATACCAGTCGTGGTGTTTCGTTTGCAACCTTGATCAATGGGATTACTGCAGCGCTAAAAGATGCGCAAACTCAATTCGGAATCACGTCCAAGCTGATCCTTTGTTTCCTCCGTCATCTCAGTGAAGAAGATGCTTTCCAAACTCTGGAAGCAGCCTTACCCTACCAGGATCAAATAATCGGTGTGGGTTTAGATAGCTCGGAATTGGGTCATCCCCCCTCAAAATTTAAACGGGTGTTTGCAAAAGCTCATGCTGAGGGATTTCTAGCAGTAGCCCATGCCGGTGAAGAAGGACCCCCAGCTTATGTGTGGGAGGCACTGGATCAATTAAAAGTCCACCGGATTGATCATGGCAATCGTGCCTTGGAAGATGAGAGGTTAGTCAAGCGCCTTGTGGAAGAAAAAGTGGTGCTAACGGTTTGCCCACTGAGTAACCTGAAACTTTGCAGTGTGAAAGATTTGCGCGATCATCCCCTGAAAACAATGCTAGATTTAGGTCTAAAAGCAACGGTCAACTCTGATGATCCGGCGTATTTTGGTGGCTATATGACTGAAAATTATCAAGCCATTACCGAAGCACTCAATTTACAGCAAGACGACATCAAGCAATTAGCAGAAAATAGTATTGATGGGAGTTTTCTCTCTTCGATTGAAAAAGCTACCTTGAAAACACAGCTTAATGAATATATTATTCAAAAAAGCTATTGACAGCCACGCGATGTGCTTCGGACAGTCGCAAAGCGACATCGCGCATTCCTAGGTAAAATATTAATCGCGCTATCATAACAGTGTTTCTCATCGCGATAAAGCCTCATGTATCAAACCGATCCGCCTTTACCGCCCAAAGAGACCCTTCCCACCATGTACGATCTCAAAAGTGAAGATCCAGAGGAACCGGGTTTGCCTGACGAATTTCATGATTTACAACCGCAACTGCTACGGGAAACGTTTCAACCCCCGACCTATTCCCCCGAAGAAATTTTTATTGGCACGGACCTCAATCTTTACTACGATGTCCGTCATCCCCAATGGTATAAACGTCCTGACTGGTTTGCAGTGGTGGGTGTATCTCGTCTTTATGAACAGCAAGATTTACGCTTGAGTTATGTGATCTGGCAAGAAGGGGTCAGTCCGCTGGTGGCGGTGGAGTTGCTTTCTCCTGGTACGGAAAAAGAAGATTTAGGGCAAACCTTGCGAGATGTTACTCAACCACCCACTAAATGGGAAGTATATGAGCAGATTTTGCGGATTCCCTATTATGTGGTGTTTGATCGCTACACGGATCGATTGCGGGCATTTACTTTACAAGGAGAACGATATCAGGAGTTAGATTTAGAAAGGGGGCAACTTTGGATTCCCAGTTTAGAACTAGGGTTAGGATTATGGTCGGGAAGCTATGATGGGATTAATCGCCAGTGGTTGCGTTGGTTGGATGAGCAAGGAAACTGGATTCCTACCATAGTGGAACAGCGGGAACAAGAACGGCAGCGAGTGGAACAAGAACGACAACGAGCCGACCAAGAGAAACAAAGGGCTGATCGCTTGGCGCAAAAGCTGAGAGAATTAGGCATTGATCCCGATACGCTTTCCTCACAAGAGGTCTAACGTTGACAATGCTCATCCAGATTGCCAATAAAACTAACTGTAGTAGTTAGACGACTCCTTACCAACATGTCCCTTTGAGAAATAGCAAAATATTTTGAATAACTATAGGTTTGTGTAGACAGAGGGAACGAGAACAATAGCGCTTCTCGTTATTTGATGCGAAATTTACAGCTATCTCTTGCCATGACACTTATCCTAAAATCGATGATTGTCAACTCGAATCGAGAGCTTCAGGTTTATGTCTACTGGTCAGGATTGGATGGTTACAGAAACTGGGCAGTGCCAACTCTGCCCCACCCCTCGAGAATGGGATTTGCTGGAAACGCCTTACTATTTCCATCGCTTTTTAACCGAGATCGACGATCTGCTGAAGCAAGCAACGACAGAGGATCAATGTGATTGCCTTCCTCAACTCCGCCAACTGGTGCGAAAACTTGTCCTCAATTCCTATTGGCTGCAAACTCAGCGACCCAAGCCTTCCGCCATGACCAATACAGCTACCCTTAACCTTTACGATGAAATCGGGTATCCGCTCACTGTTCAAATCGAGACTTATCAACTGGGAACCCAATCATCAATTCATAATCATGGTACTTGGGGGATTGTCACGATTTTGCAAGGGCAGGAAAAAAATATGTTGTGGCAACGAGCACCTCAGCCCCAGTTTCCTGACAAGATCATGCCAGTGGGAGAAAAAATCCTAGGTGTCGGAGATGTGATTAGCTTTACCCCAGAGGCGATCCATTGTGTGCAGGCAATTGGGGAACAGGAGTTGGTCACGTTCAATCTCTATGGGGAAACTAATCGTAGACACAGATTTGAATTTGACCCAACCACTCACCGAGCGAAGCCTTACTAAATCGGTTGAAGACCCTATGGCTGCGAGTAACCCCTTTTTTCAATTACCTTATGAATCAGCTTTAGAATCCTTGGGGGATGCGTTTTATGATCGCGTTCAACCTGCTACCTTCCCTCAACCCATTCTTCGGTTCCGTAATGACGAGCTGCTGATTCAACTTGGCTTAGATCCAAAACAGGTGACAGATGCCCACTTTCTTGAAGCTTTCGGTGAGTTCCAAGCTTCTCCCCACCCCTGTGTTGGACTAGCCTTGCGCTATCACGGCCATCAATTTGGTCAATATAATCCCTACTTGGGGGATGGACGAGGCTTCCTCTACGGTCAAGTGCGGACTCCAACCGGGCAATTGCTGGATTTTGGCACCAAGGGCTCAGGTCAAACCCCCCATTCGCAAGGGCGAGATGGACGGATGTCTTTGCTGGGGGGAGTGCGAGAAGTTTTGGCAGCGGAAGCTCTCCATCGTCTAGGAATCTCTACCTCCCGGGTACTTTGTTTGATCGAAACGGGAGAGGTCATTACTCGCGAGGATGAATCAGCCCCAACCCGATGTGCAATCATGGTTCGCCTTAGTCACTCCCACATTCGCTTTGGCACATTTGAGCGCTTGGAGTATTATGATCGTCGGGATTGCGTGCGCCAACTTCTCGATTATGTAGTGCAGCATTACTACAGTCATCTCTGGAAACAACCTGATCAAGATCGACATTTCTATGCGGCCTTGGTGCAACGAACAGCCCAACTGGTGGCGCAGTGGATGGCGGCAGGCTTCTGTCATGGGGTCTTGAACACGGACAATATGTCGATCACTGGGGAGGGCTTTGACTATGGTCCCTATGCCTTTATTGGAACTTACCTTCCCTACTTTACCCCTGCCTCCTTTGATCGTTGGGGGCGGTACAGTTATCGCAATCAGCCGAGAATGTGTCGCTGGAACTTGGCAATGCTGCAACGTCCCTTAGCCTTGGTGATACCGCAGAGTGAGCTAGAGGCCATCTTGGAATCATTTACGGCGGAGTATGAACGAGCCTACCAGCAAGCGATGCTCGGTAAATTGGGCTTTGATTATTTGCCTGAAGCCGATGCCGAAATGTTACTTCGCGTTACTGTAGAGTTCTTATTTAGGAGTCAAATGGGCTATCATCAATTTTTTCTAGAACTGCGACGCCAATTTTCTTCCCAGTGGCGAGAGAATCCAGCGACTATCTTTGCTGATTGCAGTTTTCTCAATTCTAAGGAACAGGCGATCGCGCTCAACCCCTGGCGAAGGTTGTACTATCGCTTACTACAAGAACAACCCGAGACGGAGATGCCTGCCATTGCTGAACGGTTGACTGCTCATAATCCCAAGCAGGTGCCTTTACAGTCGACGATCAAGGAAGTTTGGGCAGGGATTGTCCAAGGGGATGATTGGCATCCCTTTAACAAACTTCTGGCTCGGTTGAAACGTGATGGCTAATGCGGGTTGAACGAACCTTTCGACACTGGTTAAGCTAAGTGTTGGTGAACGGTATCAACAAGATAATGACTCCAATGCTGAGCCACTTCTAAATGCGCTGCTTCCACCATGACACGAATCACAGGTTCAGTTCCAGACGCTCGCACCAGAACTCGCCCTTGATCGCCCATTGCTTGCTCGGCTTGTGTAATCGCGCTCTGCAAAGGATCACAATCTTGCCAAGCACCCCGTTTTTCCACATCCTCGACCCGCACATTGTTCAATAACTGGGGATAGGTTTCAAAACTCTGATCTCGCATTTCACTTAAAGATAAGCCCAAATGACGGGTCAAACAAGCTAAATGGAGAGCTGTTTGTACCCCATCCCCACTGCAGCTGTAGTGATGGCAAATCACATGACCAGACTGTTCTCCTCCCAACATTGCCCCGGTTTCCCACATCTGGGCTTGCACATGCTGATCGCCCACTGGGGTGCGGATGAGGCAACCACCTAGTTCTTCCCACGCCCGTTCAAAGCCTAAGTTAGCCATAACGGTTGCAATTAAGAGATCATTGGGGAGTTGCGATTGACTTTGGAGAAGTTGACCCCAAAAGTAGAGAATATAGTCGCCATCCACGATCCGTCCTTGACGATCGACGGCTAAAACGCGATCGGCGTCGCCATCAAAGGCAAAGCCCATGTCAGCTTCAGTTTCGCAAACGGTTTGTTGCAAGATACGGAGATTGGTGGAGCCACAATCGACATTAATGCGGTTGCCATCGGGCGTTTCATGAATCGAAATCACCGTTGCGCCTAAGGCTTGGAATAATGATGGTGCAACTTTTACAGAGGCTCCCCAGGCCAAATCAAGCACAATTTTGAGGCCCGCTAAAGGACGATTGCTCGGTAAAGACTGTTCTAAGGCATGGGTATATTGTTGCACAAGTCTCTGACGGGGATAATGCTGCCCCCAGTTGACATGAGGGGCAGTAAATGCTTTATTGCCGCGAACACCGGCTTCGATCGCGCTGGCTTGCGCTTTCCCTAATTTCGTTCCATTCGCCGTAAAAAACTTGATGCCATTGTCTTCTGGGGGATTATGGCTGGCTGAAATCATGATCCCGCCGATGGCATCGGTATGGGCAGTGAGATAAGCCACACAGGGGGTTGGACACAACCCTAGATTCCAGACTTCTAATCCGGCAGCGGTTAACCCTGCGGTGAGGGACATCGCAAGCATATCACTAGAGTTACGAGAATCTTGACCAATCGCGATCGCGCCGATTCCTGATTGCTCTTTATACATTTGTCCTGCCCAAAACCCGACAGCGAGGGCAAAAGGGGCCGTTAATAAATCTCCCGCTTGTCCGCGAATGCCATCCGTGCCAAAGAGTTTACCCTTAGGAAGCGGGGGTAAATTCAAAAAAGAATTAGCAGCCACTGCAACAACCATTTGACTCACTCCTCACACAAAATAAAATAATTTACTTTGGAGGATAGCATGATCCAGCACTTCTCTAAAGCCCCTGTGCAGTTAACCGTTGTTCCATGACTTCCCAACTCACGCCTCGTTCAATATATTGCGGCTGATCAGGGGAATAAGGACTTTGTGCGCGGTCAATACTGAGAATTTTGGCTTGTTCTGATAAAACCGGAACATCTGGGTCATAAGCGGTGGCACCGGTTAAAGAACTGGAAAAGCCCTTAAAAATCAAAATCTGGTCAGTTTCTCCTTCGGTTTCTACAGCCAGCAGTAATACCTCTTCGGGATGTTTCAACGTATATTGTTCTAAGCGTTTTTCTGGCGTACTCATCAATCCTCCTGCATGGCAGTCCGTCCTTCTTTCGCTAAACGAACAATAACAAAGTAAGCGAGAGAAGCGACATAAAGCACTAAACCCATCATCCCCAATATACCGAGAAAACTAGCTGTGGAATTGGGATGAAACCACTCTTTGTAAAGTTGGGGGGCTTCCAACCACACTTGGCAATAGGGCTGTTGTTGAAATTCTTCAGAGAAGGCACAAGCGAAAAAGGGCAGATTCGCGATCGCGCCCAAAGCCGAATAAACCGTTACCGCCCAGCGCCAAGCCGTAAACACAAATTTCAAGGGACGTTGCGGTTGATCAATTAAATCCTCGTTAATATCGGCCCAAAACCAGAGGGAAACAGGAATTAACACGCGAGCCAACAATCCCGAGAGATAGCCAAACGCCCATCCCGGAATCATCAAATAAACCGTAATCATTAATAGGCTAGACACCCGCCAATAAATCACTAGTAAACGTTGCATCGTCTGCGCTTTCTGGATAAATGCCCACAACAATAAAATGAGAGGGATCAGGACTGTAAATAAAACCGCCAGTCGATAGTCTATCCAGACCAAAGGGCGATACCAAACGTCCGCTTCCATAATTGACCTCTACTTACCAACAACATCCGTTATCTTACCAACTGCTGGGTCACGGAAGATTATGTTCTGGTCAGGATGATCAACAGAAGTTTCTACGCTTGGATTTGCGAGAGGGGAGGTTAATCCGGTATGGTTGCCGTGTTGAGTCTAACGGGAAATAACCATGAGCCAAGAATCGGGTGTTAAAACAGACGAGAAAAAACAGCATTTTGACGATATTTACATGGAATCGAGTCCCGTTCCTTTCAAAGAACGGATTATCGATGCTTTAGACTATATTTCTGACAATAATAACCGGCAAACCTTTGATCGCTTGATTCTACCGTGGTGCCAAACCCAGGGGGGAAAAGGGATTCCTTATGTTGATCTCTGTTGCTGTTTTGGCAATACCACCCTCGCGATCGCGCACGATATGACAGTGGAGGAAATTCGGGAAAACTGGAAAGATGAGCAAAGTGCGCAACACCCCCTTAAACCCCGTCGCCTAAACTTACAAACCACTGGCATTGATATTTCGGAAAATGCCCTTAACTACACGCAAAAGGCAGGCATCTTTGATCAAATCATTCAAGCCGATCTCAACCAGCCCCCTGCAGAAAAGAAACGCCAAGTTCTGCAAACCATGGAAAATGCCGATATCTTGGTTTCAACGGCCGCTTTAGTCTATTTAGAAGAAAGCGCGATCCGAGATCTAATTGCTGCGTTTGCCAAAGCCCCTCGTGACGGGTATTGCCTAGTTAACTTCCTCAATCCCTTTGGTTTAGAGAAAGCTGATGCCACAAAGCGTATTCTCCTAGAACATCTCAATTTTGTCGGCAGTACCGCAACTCGCCACCGCCGACTCTCCTCTTTAGAACAAGAAAACTATCCCGGTGAAGAA
Coding sequences:
- a CDS encoding DUF3177 family protein, which translates into the protein MEADVWYRPLVWIDYRLAVLFTVLIPLILLLWAFIQKAQTMQRLLVIYWRVSSLLMITVYLMIPGWAFGYLSGLLARVLIPVSLWFWADINEDLIDQPQRPLKFVFTAWRWAVTVYSALGAIANLPFFACAFSEEFQQQPYCQVWLEAPQLYKEWFHPNSTASFLGILGMMGLVLYVASLAYFVIVRLAKEGRTAMQED
- a CDS encoding class I SAM-dependent methyltransferase, yielding MSQESGVKTDEKKQHFDDIYMESSPVPFKERIIDALDYISDNNNRQTFDRLILPWCQTQGGKGIPYVDLCCCFGNTTLAIAHDMTVEEIRENWKDEQSAQHPLKPRRLNLQTTGIDISENALNYTQKAGIFDQIIQADLNQPPAEKKRQVLQTMENADILVSTAALVYLEESAIRDLIAAFAKAPRDGYCLVNFLNPFGLEKADATKRILLEHLNFVGSTATRHRRLSSLEQENYPGEEWSLLEIWVLKRN